Genomic window (Streptomyces sp. NBC_00078):
CTCATCACGCCGTCACCCCCCGCTCCTCCAGTGCCAGCTTCATCGACCGCAGGGCGTAGAACACCCGGGACCGCACCGTGCCACTGGGAATGCCCAGCGTCTCGGCCGCCTCGTTGACGGTACGCCCCTTGAAGTACGTCTCGACGAGTACCTCCCGGTGGGCAGGGGTCAGGTCGTCGAGCGCATCGGACAGCGTCATCAGCCACAGCGCCTTGTCGATCTCGTCCTCCGCGGGGATGACCTCCAGCGGCGACGGATCGACCTCCTGCGGCCGGGCCTGCCGGCTGCGGTGGCCGTCGATGACGATGCGGCGCGCAACCGTCACCAGCCAGGGGCGTACCGATCCGGTAGCCCGGTTGAGCTGACCGGCGTTCT
Coding sequences:
- a CDS encoding sigma-70 family RNA polymerase sigma factor, with protein sequence MSQPSEPDEELMRALYREHAGPLLAYVLRLVAGDRQRAEDVVQETLIRAWKNAGQLNRATGSVRPWLVTVARRIVIDGHRSRQARPQEVDPSPLEVIPAEDEIDKALWLMTLSDALDDLTPAHREVLVETYFKGRTVNEAAETLGIPSGTVRSRVFYALRSMKLALEERGVTA